Within Pygocentrus nattereri isolate fPygNat1 chromosome 17, fPygNat1.pri, whole genome shotgun sequence, the genomic segment ACATATGATCTAATAACACAGAAATGGTGAAGTTGATGATGGTGATTAAATGTGGCAGACAAGTCTGCATGAATTTAACTCGCTCTGTCTTGGACTTTAAAGCAGCCCTGATGATGCGAGTATATGAGATAATGATGAACACAgcttgaaaaaactgaaaaaacattatAATGTACCCATAaacattgttcacagtgatatCTGTGCAGGAAAGCTTAACAACATCCCAGTTAAAGCAGTAAAGCTTGTCAATGTCATTACCACATAAGGGTGTTTGCGCTGTCAGTACAATTGCAACAGATACCTGTAGTAAGGAAAATATCCAGATAAAAACCAGCAAATTTACCACCTTCTGGTGTGTCATAACGTTGTGATATTCCAAAGGCTTACAAATGGCTACATATCGGTCATATGCCATGACTGTTAAACTTGTGAATTCACAGAAAAGATAACAGTAAATTATGTACATTTGTATCAGACACCCTGAATATGAAATGATATTAGAGTCTAAAAAAAGATCAGCAAGAATCTTTGGATAGAAAGCAGAAGCACCACATattccatttaaaaacaaattgcaTATAAACAGATACATGGGCTCATGAAGTGTTTTTTCCAGAATAATTGTGATAATCAGAGTCAGATTCACAAACAGAGTCACAATATAAACAACAAGACCAAATGCaaagtaaatgtgtttgtt encodes:
- the LOC108417089 gene encoding olfactory receptor 4S1-like produces the protein MPDNSSKEFIFVLHGLNDSRTNKHIYFAFGLVVYIVTLFVNLTLIITIILEKTLHEPMYLFICNLFLNGICGASAFYPKILADLFLDSNIISYSGCLIQMYIIYCYLFCEFTSLTVMAYDRYVAICKPLEYHNVMTHQKVVNLLVFIWIFSLLQVSVAIVLTAQTPLCGNDIDKLYCFNWDVVKLSCTDITVNNVYGYIIMFFQFFQAVFIIISYTRIIRAALKSKTERVKFMQTCLPHLITIINFTISVLLDHMCARYGKGQELQALRNILGIEFLVVPPLLNPIIYGLKMNQIRRRFMQLYSHRLKEVDQSLN